The following nucleotide sequence is from Streptomyces bathyalis.
CGTCGCCGAGGGCCTTGATGAGTCTGCCCCCGTTCGCGGCGACCAGATCGGCGGACGTCGTCTCGAACGCCTCGACCAGCTCGCCGAGTTCGTCGTCCTCCAGACGGCGCGTCAGGCGCGTGAAGCCCACCAGGTCGGCGAAGGCGATCGCCTGCCGCCGGTCGATGGTGTCCTCGTCGTCCAGGGCCTGTACGACCCGGCCGGTGGCCGCGGCGAGCTGGCGCCGCCACACGTAGACCAGGAACTCCTCCAGCTCGGGCAGGAGCAGCTGGACCAGCGGATAGGTGACCTCGTTGCGCGTCATGCCGGGCTCGGGCGGCTCCGTGAGCCCCATCAGGAAGGAGTCGATCTGCCAGTCGGCCAGCCGCGACGTGGTCTGCCCGGTCGAGCGGGCGACCTGCACCGCCATCGGCTCGCTGAGCAGCCCCGCCTCGACGAGGCCCGCGAGCCGCCGCAGCGCCAGCACGTCCGCCTCGGTGAGGGCCTTGGCCTGGCCGACGTCGGCGAAGCCCATCGCACGCCAGAAACGGGAGGCGAGCTCCATGGAGACACCGGCCGCCCGGGCCGCCTGGAAGGGGGTGTACTGCCGCTTCGAGCCGAGGATCAGCTGTTCGATGCGTGTGGCGCTGGGGTCGTCCTCGTCGTCCTCGAAGGGGGCCTCGGGATCCGTGCCGTCGCCGGCGTCCGGCCCGTGCTGTGCGTCCGCGCCGCCAGAGGTCGCGGGGAATTCGAACGGCGCCTCGCCGTTGCCGTCGGAGCCGCCGGTCCGTGCGGCGCGGCCCGGTCCTGCGACCCCCTGCCCGCTCCCCGGCTCCGGCGCCGACTGCGACCCGGACGTACGCGCGGGAATGTCCGGTTCATTCTCGGCCACTGTCCGCCCCTTGCCAGGTCCGGTCGTCCCTGCGCACTGCCCTTCCGTTCTCTTGCTGAGATCTTCCGGGGATCACCGGGACGCCTCACATCCGTGTCCCCTCCGCCGCGTGCCAACAATACGGCAGCAGCGCGCTGAACAGGCCCCTCTGCGAACGGACCATCAGAAGCGGACCACCGGCTCGGCGGAACATCTACCCTGTGCGACCCGCGCCTGTGGGGGTGCCTGCGGGGCGCCGGGAACGCCCGGAGGTCAGGCCTCCGCGCCGCCGTCGCTCCCGTGGCCGCCGTCACCGCGCAGATGCACGATGTCGCCCGCCGCGACGGGCCGCTGCACGCCCTC
It contains:
- a CDS encoding adenylate/guanylate cyclase domain-containing protein: MAENEPDIPARTSGSQSAPEPGSGQGVAGPGRAARTGGSDGNGEAPFEFPATSGGADAQHGPDAGDGTDPEAPFEDDEDDPSATRIEQLILGSKRQYTPFQAARAAGVSMELASRFWRAMGFADVGQAKALTEADVLALRRLAGLVEAGLLSEPMAVQVARSTGQTTSRLADWQIDSFLMGLTEPPEPGMTRNEVTYPLVQLLLPELEEFLVYVWRRQLAAATGRVVQALDDEDTIDRRQAIAFADLVGFTRLTRRLEDDELGELVEAFETTSADLVAANGGRLIKALGDEILYVAEDAGTAAEIGLRLIETMANDATMPELRVGIAFGTMTTRMGDVFGNTVNLASRLTSIAPKDRVLVDGDFRAELVASGDAPESEKETEDLSDYRYALQPLYQRPVRGLGVVEPWMLNRR